Proteins encoded within one genomic window of Bacillus sp. F19:
- a CDS encoding extracellular solute-binding protein, which translates to MTTSKGMIAMKSKKVSGIVMILFMFCVVIGCTKPVSTEDAAADSKVQLTIWYYNRSIDDELLARVQEQFPHVILKTQKIDGATYKTKLQTTLIAKNGAPDIVAMNDWVSEFLPYHDEFVNLLDLEGEEIKDQYLDWKWNKALTPDKKHLIALPMDIGPTALFYREDLFKEAGLPTDPAEVSAHLSTWDDYIKAGEQMKAKTGVYMFDTINRVFTQLTSQRKDIFFNKSDQFIGDGPSIKEDWEYGVEIHKKGLSANLENGPEWSAGMNNGKVASFVGASWEKLILQDAAPDTAGKWRVARAPGGGGNNGGSFIGVLKSSKHPKEAYEVIKWLMNPENQLQSYLKMDLFPSTPSIFDEPEMIEEEPFFGGQKTVEVFSEAAQDVPVAYYGPEHSTASAAFDEQLLLIARQNKDPGKAWKDALEKIKRELSH; encoded by the coding sequence ATGACTACGTCAAAAGGAATGATTGCAATGAAGTCAAAGAAGGTTTCAGGAATCGTCATGATCCTTTTTATGTTTTGCGTTGTGATCGGATGTACAAAGCCTGTAAGTACGGAAGATGCAGCCGCTGATAGCAAGGTTCAGCTTACAATATGGTATTACAATCGATCGATCGATGATGAACTTTTGGCAAGAGTTCAGGAGCAGTTCCCTCATGTTATATTGAAAACCCAAAAAATTGACGGTGCCACTTACAAAACAAAACTTCAAACTACATTGATTGCAAAAAACGGAGCACCGGATATTGTTGCAATGAACGATTGGGTTTCTGAGTTTTTGCCATATCATGATGAGTTTGTAAATCTATTAGATTTAGAAGGTGAAGAGATAAAAGACCAATATTTGGACTGGAAGTGGAATAAGGCGTTAACACCAGATAAAAAGCATTTAATTGCTCTGCCGATGGACATTGGGCCAACCGCTTTATTCTATCGGGAAGATTTATTTAAAGAAGCTGGGCTTCCAACCGACCCTGCTGAGGTATCTGCACACCTTTCAACTTGGGATGATTATATAAAAGCTGGAGAACAAATGAAAGCAAAAACCGGAGTCTACATGTTTGATACGATCAACAGAGTGTTCACCCAGCTCACAAGTCAAAGGAAAGATATATTCTTCAATAAATCTGATCAGTTTATAGGGGATGGTCCATCTATTAAAGAAGATTGGGAATATGGAGTGGAAATCCATAAAAAAGGATTAAGCGCCAACTTAGAAAATGGACCTGAATGGAGCGCCGGCATGAACAATGGAAAAGTGGCTTCATTTGTGGGCGCTTCCTGGGAAAAATTAATTCTTCAGGATGCTGCTCCTGATACCGCAGGAAAGTGGCGGGTTGCAAGGGCTCCAGGCGGTGGCGGGAACAATGGGGGTTCATTTATAGGAGTTTTAAAAAGCTCAAAGCATCCTAAAGAGGCATATGAGGTTATCAAGTGGCTGATGAATCCTGAAAATCAGCTTCAATCCTATTTAAAAATGGATTTATTCCCTTCAACACCCAGCATATTTGATGAACCGGAAATGATTGAGGAAGAGCCGTTTTTTGGCGGCCAAAAAACGGTGGAGGTCTTTAGCGAAGCAGCTCAAGATGTTCCAGTAGCATACTATGGCCCTGAGCATTCTACAGCTAGTGCCGCTTTCGATGAACAATTGTTATTGATAGCAAGACAAAATAAAGATCCCGGCAAAGCGTGGAAAGATGCATTAGAAAAAATAAAAAGGGAACTTTCACATTAA
- a CDS encoding sugar ABC transporter permease, whose amino-acid sequence MWHDIYKNKVLYLFISPFYLLFLAFGLFPVLFSLFLSFQSWAGIGEMEFVGLVQFRYLITDPVFWKAIGNTFIIWFLSTIPMLFGALCIAFLLNVPMLRFKGFYRTAFFLTNVTSIVAVTIIFKSIFGNQYGLFNYILTVIGLEPVPWMNSGILVKIVIASMVVWRWAGYNAIIYLAGLQSIPNTLYEAAKIDGASSYQMFFHITIPMLRPIILFTVLMTTIGSMQLFTEPQVLLGDSGGVGESGLTIALYMYQQGFIKHEFGYAAAISWALFLIIALFSLFNWKVVQRTGVKS is encoded by the coding sequence ATCTGGCATGATATTTATAAAAATAAAGTATTGTATCTCTTTATATCGCCATTTTATCTTCTCTTTTTAGCATTTGGTTTGTTTCCTGTACTCTTTTCTTTATTTCTTTCATTTCAAAGCTGGGCTGGAATTGGAGAAATGGAGTTTGTCGGGCTGGTCCAATTCAGGTATTTAATAACGGATCCTGTTTTTTGGAAGGCAATTGGAAACACCTTTATTATTTGGTTTTTATCAACTATTCCCATGCTGTTTGGCGCATTGTGCATAGCGTTTTTGCTGAATGTACCCATGCTCAGGTTCAAGGGATTCTACAGAACCGCTTTTTTCTTAACTAATGTTACGTCTATCGTCGCGGTTACCATTATCTTTAAATCTATATTTGGAAATCAGTATGGTCTCTTCAATTATATATTAACTGTGATCGGTCTTGAGCCTGTTCCATGGATGAACTCTGGCATTCTAGTCAAAATTGTGATTGCTTCCATGGTTGTCTGGCGATGGGCAGGTTATAACGCCATTATCTATCTTGCAGGCCTTCAAAGTATTCCAAATACACTTTACGAAGCTGCAAAAATAGATGGTGCGAGTTCATATCAAATGTTTTTTCATATCACGATTCCCATGCTTCGGCCTATTATCCTGTTTACTGTTTTAATGACAACAATAGGATCCATGCAGCTGTTCACTGAGCCGCAAGTTTTGCTTGGAGATTCTGGCGGCGTTGGAGAGTCGGGCTTAACAATTGCTTTGTACATGTATCAGCAAGGGTTTATCAAGCATGAGTTTGGATATGCAGCAGCCATTTCATGGGCACTATTTCTAATCATTGCTCTTTTTTCATTATTCAACTGGAAAGTTGTTCAGAGGACTGGCGTGAAATCCTAG
- a CDS encoding carbohydrate ABC transporter permease, producing the protein MNRMKARLKKMILHLILLIGVFISIFPFYWLVVMASNKTGDILAFPPKLTLGNELFANIGKVLLNVDFFQAFLNTLFVACASTAGILFFCSLAGFTFAKFVFPGKRILFGGLLVTMMIPSQLSFIPSFLMVAEIGWASTFKALIIPGIASAFGIFWIKQFAEEAIHDSLLDAGRLDGCSPFSLYWHIALPILRPALAFLGIFSFIGSWNDYLWPLVALNDPEKFTLQVALSQLNGIYTTDYGMVMAGTLMATLPLIIFFLFVSRQFISGITAGALKD; encoded by the coding sequence ATGAACCGAATGAAGGCACGTTTAAAAAAAATGATCCTGCATCTTATCTTATTAATAGGTGTTTTCATTTCTATCTTTCCTTTTTACTGGCTTGTCGTTATGGCTTCAAATAAAACGGGCGACATTCTTGCGTTTCCTCCTAAACTGACACTTGGCAATGAGCTTTTTGCAAATATCGGAAAGGTCCTTCTGAATGTGGACTTCTTTCAGGCTTTTTTAAACACCTTATTTGTGGCTTGCGCATCAACAGCTGGCATCTTATTCTTTTGTTCACTTGCAGGATTTACGTTCGCAAAGTTCGTGTTTCCCGGAAAAAGAATATTGTTCGGGGGCCTGCTGGTCACAATGATGATTCCTTCGCAGCTTTCATTTATTCCATCTTTTCTTATGGTTGCGGAAATTGGCTGGGCCAGTACGTTTAAAGCGCTGATCATCCCGGGCATCGCCAGTGCTTTTGGGATCTTTTGGATCAAGCAGTTTGCTGAGGAAGCTATACACGATAGTTTGCTTGATGCGGGAAGACTCGATGGCTGCAGTCCCTTCAGTCTATATTGGCACATTGCTCTGCCAATCTTGAGACCGGCGCTTGCATTTCTGGGTATTTTCTCTTTTATTGGCAGCTGGAATGACTATTTATGGCCGCTTGTGGCTTTAAATGATCCTGAGAAATTCACGCTTCAAGTTGCTTTATCGCAGTTAAATGGGATATACACAACAGATTACGGGATGGTTATGGCAGGTACATTAATGGCCACTCTACCATTAATCATCTTCTTCCTTTTTGTAAGCCGTCAATTTATCTCTGGCATAACAGCTGGTGCCCTAAAAGATTAA
- a CDS encoding Gfo/Idh/MocA family oxidoreductase, whose product MTLKIGFIGTGGIAKFHINNLAKINDVQVSALCDVQVERAQAEAQQWSDARAYANVNDMLDDRNLDAVYICVPPMVHGEAEKAVIERGIPFLVEKPLGIDHKQPDDILKLVEANKLITSVGYHWRYQEGVQRALSMLTERKAGMALGYWMGGMPMVPWWRLQEGSGGQFVEQTTHIVDLLRYLCGEVKEVYASYGKRVMHEKVKGTTVADVGTVTLTLHNGMVATISNTCMSPVGHKVGLDIYTEQGVLEITGSGLKEISPDRTFDYHDRKNPYLLEDEAFIQAVQTGDPSSVLSDYRDAVKTHKVTLAANESAESGKPVSLKELSRI is encoded by the coding sequence ATGACGTTAAAAATTGGATTTATAGGTACAGGCGGTATTGCAAAATTCCACATAAATAATCTTGCCAAGATAAATGATGTACAAGTATCAGCCTTATGCGATGTTCAAGTGGAAAGAGCGCAGGCGGAAGCACAGCAATGGTCTGATGCAAGGGCTTATGCAAATGTAAACGATATGCTTGACGATCGGAATTTAGATGCCGTTTACATATGTGTTCCGCCTATGGTGCATGGTGAAGCAGAAAAAGCTGTTATCGAGAGAGGCATTCCTTTTCTTGTGGAAAAGCCGCTTGGCATTGATCATAAACAGCCGGATGACATTTTAAAGCTTGTAGAAGCAAATAAATTGATCACATCGGTAGGTTATCATTGGCGCTATCAGGAAGGAGTTCAAAGAGCACTTTCAATGCTCACTGAACGTAAGGCGGGTATGGCGCTGGGCTACTGGATGGGAGGCATGCCCATGGTGCCATGGTGGAGACTTCAGGAAGGTTCAGGAGGACAATTTGTTGAGCAAACAACCCATATCGTTGATTTATTGCGCTATCTTTGCGGAGAGGTGAAAGAGGTTTATGCCTCCTATGGTAAACGTGTGATGCATGAAAAAGTAAAAGGAACTACCGTTGCTGATGTTGGGACTGTTACATTGACTCTCCATAACGGAATGGTTGCAACAATATCCAATACATGTATGTCTCCTGTTGGACATAAGGTTGGCCTTGACATTTATACAGAACAGGGAGTTTTGGAAATTACAGGATCAGGACTGAAAGAGATTTCTCCAGACCGTACTTTTGACTATCATGATAGGAAGAACCCTTATCTTTTGGAAGATGAGGCTTTTATTCAGGCTGTACAAACAGGTGATCCATCCAGTGTTTTATCAGATTATAGAGATGCTGTCAAAACGCACAAGGTAACATTGGCAGCGAATGAATCGGCTGAGTCTGGGAAACCGGTTTCACTTAAGGAGTTGTCAAGAATATGA
- a CDS encoding TIM barrel protein, which translates to MKFSLCIGAYKGKDAIYHLEKIKEHGFQGLEYYSWWDLDLEKISKEQERIGAGIIATCTRYFNLVDSSRRAEYLAGLKETIEACKILGTPSIITQTGNVQDGVSREVQQQAMIETLKQCAVMCEDADVILEVEPLNGLVDHQGHFLQYSDEAVSIIDKVDSPNVKLVFDVYHQQITEGNVIRNATNYADRINHYHIADNPGRNQPGSGELNYVNILKAIKETGYNGFVGLECGYTKNTDEALEEFSQTIIKNVFPSEAGAR; encoded by the coding sequence ATGAAGTTTTCTCTTTGTATAGGTGCTTATAAAGGGAAGGATGCTATTTACCATTTGGAGAAGATTAAAGAACATGGCTTTCAAGGTTTGGAGTATTACAGCTGGTGGGACCTTGATCTGGAAAAGATCTCAAAGGAACAGGAACGGATTGGTGCAGGCATTATTGCTACCTGCACACGCTATTTTAATTTAGTTGATTCAAGCAGGCGTGCTGAATATTTAGCAGGTTTGAAAGAAACCATTGAAGCTTGTAAAATTCTTGGAACTCCATCTATTATTACTCAAACCGGCAATGTTCAGGATGGTGTATCCCGGGAAGTTCAGCAGCAGGCAATGATTGAAACATTAAAACAGTGTGCTGTTATGTGTGAGGATGCCGATGTCATTCTTGAAGTTGAACCTTTGAATGGACTTGTTGATCATCAGGGACATTTCCTCCAATATTCAGATGAGGCTGTGTCAATTATTGATAAAGTCGACAGTCCGAATGTTAAATTAGTATTTGATGTGTACCATCAGCAGATTACAGAGGGGAATGTCATTCGAAACGCAACGAACTATGCAGATCGAATCAACCATTACCATATTGCTGATAATCCTGGGCGGAATCAGCCTGGTTCTGGAGAACTGAATTATGTCAATATCCTTAAGGCCATTAAAGAAACGGGGTACAATGGTTTTGTAGGGTTAGAGTGCGGTTATACAAAAAATACAGATGAAGCTCTAGAAGAATTTTCACAAACCATTATTAAAAATGTATTTCCATCTGAAGCGGGTGCTAGATAA
- the phnF gene encoding phosphonate metabolism transcriptional regulator PhnF has product MRVQDEAVLHLQIAESMIEKIRNGHYRESEKIPSENELCRQFHVNRHVVRQAIARMTNLGWVTPVQGKGCYINRIMKPVQYVLSSQTRFSENMTNQGVPHKSKLLHWEAGLPSEEEREHLQIQQNEKVYRLEILRYVDEMPMSVTTTVFPEAEVPGLENYFEDFHSLYGLLEKHYQFRPVRCKSIFHASLPFLKDAKVLLIPESVPIVQIESLMNHPGGSPVEYSIARVRSDMHRCLIEF; this is encoded by the coding sequence ATGAGGGTTCAGGATGAAGCCGTTTTGCATCTGCAGATCGCAGAATCGATGATTGAAAAAATCCGCAATGGCCACTATAGGGAAAGTGAAAAAATCCCTTCGGAAAATGAGCTTTGCCGCCAATTTCATGTGAATCGGCATGTAGTAAGACAAGCCATTGCAAGAATGACCAACCTTGGCTGGGTCACACCGGTTCAGGGAAAGGGCTGCTATATTAACCGAATCATGAAGCCTGTTCAATATGTTCTGTCCTCTCAAACAAGATTCTCTGAAAATATGACAAATCAAGGCGTTCCGCATAAAAGCAAGCTGCTTCATTGGGAAGCAGGACTGCCGTCAGAAGAAGAGCGGGAGCATCTGCAGATTCAGCAGAATGAGAAAGTGTACCGTTTAGAGATTTTAAGATATGTGGATGAAATGCCGATGTCCGTCACGACAACCGTTTTTCCAGAAGCAGAGGTTCCAGGGCTTGAAAATTATTTTGAGGATTTTCATTCCTTATATGGGCTGCTAGAAAAACACTATCAGTTTCGCCCTGTGCGATGCAAATCCATTTTTCACGCAAGTCTTCCGTTTTTGAAAGATGCAAAGGTATTGCTGATTCCTGAGAGCGTGCCGATTGTGCAAATTGAAAGTCTGATGAATCATCCTGGGGGTTCCCCGGTTGAATACAGCATTGCAAGAGTCAGAAGCGACATGCATCGCTGCCTGATCGAATTTTAA
- a CDS encoding PhnD/SsuA/transferrin family substrate-binding protein — MKKWFVLMFLFSFAAILSACSSEAQSGSGGSDDTLTIAWYPNESGADLKGAREEIGKVVEEATGKKVEHKTTTDYIIAIESIANGNADIAFMGAQGYIEANAKNEKVQPLVVPSGASGTIDDAVYHSWLAVQKENAESYKDGEEFKIDEIKDKKFSFVSNSSTSGFKVPSDGIVSYFSKMDEYKDLKAEDLLEGGKFFSEVQYGGSHQGSAVNLLAGKSDAAAFCDTCVQNYVELSEGDENTAGAVYKVKEDAAEPFNTVPGKEFTLISVTPVLNAPFTVNTETVSEEDIKSLKEAFTSDEMASNENIFIPEDSETSGLFYKTDKERFLEVEDAWFDPIRELSK; from the coding sequence ATGAAAAAATGGTTTGTTCTTATGTTCCTGTTTAGTTTTGCTGCAATTTTGTCTGCCTGTTCATCTGAAGCACAAAGCGGAAGCGGAGGCAGTGATGATACGCTGACGATTGCCTGGTATCCTAATGAATCCGGGGCTGATTTAAAAGGTGCACGCGAGGAAATCGGTAAAGTGGTTGAAGAAGCAACTGGCAAAAAGGTTGAGCACAAAACGACGACAGATTACATTATTGCGATCGAATCGATTGCAAATGGAAATGCAGATATCGCCTTTATGGGAGCGCAAGGCTACATCGAAGCTAATGCTAAAAACGAAAAAGTACAGCCGCTGGTTGTTCCAAGCGGTGCATCAGGTACAATCGACGATGCTGTTTATCACAGCTGGCTTGCTGTACAAAAAGAAAATGCAGAGTCATATAAAGACGGCGAAGAATTCAAGATTGATGAAATCAAAGATAAAAAGTTTTCATTTGTCTCAAACAGCTCTACTTCTGGCTTTAAAGTACCTTCAGACGGCATTGTTTCCTATTTCAGCAAAATGGACGAGTACAAAGATCTTAAAGCAGAAGACTTGCTAGAAGGCGGAAAGTTTTTCAGCGAGGTTCAATATGGCGGTTCCCACCAGGGATCTGCAGTGAACTTACTGGCAGGTAAATCAGATGCAGCAGCGTTTTGTGATACTTGTGTTCAAAACTATGTTGAGCTATCTGAAGGTGATGAGAATACTGCAGGAGCGGTTTACAAAGTAAAAGAGGATGCTGCGGAGCCATTTAATACAGTCCCTGGTAAAGAGTTCACGTTAATTTCTGTCACACCGGTATTGAATGCACCATTTACAGTCAATACAGAAACAGTCAGTGAAGAAGATATTAAATCTCTTAAAGAAGCCTTTACTTCTGATGAAATGGCAAGCAATGAGAATATTTTCATTCCGGAAGATTCAGAGACTTCAGGCTTGTTCTACAAAACGGACAAAGAACGATTCCTTGAAGTAGAAGATGCATGGTTTGATCCGATCAGAGAATTATCTAAATAA
- the phnC gene encoding phosphonate ABC transporter ATP-binding protein, which produces MKALLQVTGVSKQYGKDTKALSDVTFSVNEGEFVSIIGPSGAGKSTLLRCINRMIDATDGEILFDQTNLNSLGKRDLRKARTKIGMIFQHYNLVNRLSVIENVLHGRLGYKSVFAGMFGIYKEEEKQEALKILQALGLGDQIYKRCDQLSGGQKQRVGIARALIQDPRLLLCDEPIASLDPNASKIIMDHLKTISKSMGITVLVNLHQVDVALAYSDRIIGVSKGKVVYDGPPKNITNEQIHSIYGSEAGELIMDAGGRNAG; this is translated from the coding sequence ATGAAAGCGTTGCTTCAGGTAACCGGAGTATCTAAGCAGTATGGGAAAGATACGAAGGCGTTATCAGATGTTACTTTCTCTGTAAACGAAGGAGAGTTTGTTTCCATTATCGGTCCATCTGGAGCGGGGAAATCAACGCTCCTTCGCTGCATCAACAGAATGATTGATGCAACAGACGGAGAAATACTATTTGATCAGACGAATTTGAATTCTTTGGGAAAGCGGGATTTACGAAAAGCGAGAACGAAAATCGGCATGATTTTTCAGCACTATAATCTTGTGAACCGTTTAAGTGTGATTGAAAATGTGCTGCATGGACGGCTTGGCTATAAGTCTGTTTTCGCTGGGATGTTTGGCATATACAAGGAAGAAGAGAAGCAGGAAGCATTAAAAATCCTTCAAGCATTGGGACTTGGCGATCAAATTTATAAGAGATGTGATCAGCTGAGCGGAGGACAGAAACAGCGCGTCGGCATTGCAAGAGCCTTGATTCAAGATCCAAGACTGCTGCTTTGTGATGAACCGATAGCGTCTCTGGATCCGAATGCATCAAAAATTATTATGGATCATTTGAAAACAATCTCGAAATCAATGGGAATTACGGTCCTTGTCAATTTGCATCAAGTAGATGTGGCTTTAGCCTATTCCGATCGCATCATTGGTGTCAGCAAGGGAAAGGTTGTATACGATGGCCCGCCGAAAAATATAACAAATGAACAAATACACAGTATTTATGGCTCAGAAGCAGGAGAATTGATTATGGATGCAGGTGGCCGCAATGCAGGGTAA
- a CDS encoding ABC transporter permease subunit, whose translation MQGNFFFKKRIQSAVVLAILLSVTYGAMLITQFNLQEGFASIPKAIVWGFSNFYPTAESLENLPSIFDKLIETLLISIAAASVAAVLAVFFAIAGSKTTKVNGLFAGLSRGIATLFRNIDVAAWAMILLFSFGQSSLTGYFALFFVSFGFLTRAFMETIDEVGYGAVEALQATGAGYFTVIIHSVIPACLPQMISWVLFMIETNIRSATLVGILTGTGIGFSFDLYYKSLNYSSASLVVLLIVVSILLIEAASNYVRRVIL comes from the coding sequence ATGCAGGGTAACTTCTTTTTTAAAAAACGTATTCAATCTGCGGTGGTTTTGGCTATTCTTTTATCAGTCACATATGGGGCCATGCTGATCACCCAGTTTAATTTGCAGGAAGGGTTTGCTTCTATCCCAAAAGCAATTGTCTGGGGATTTTCAAATTTCTATCCCACGGCTGAATCATTGGAAAATCTGCCTTCCATTTTTGATAAATTGATTGAAACATTGCTTATTTCCATTGCAGCAGCATCTGTAGCAGCAGTACTTGCTGTTTTCTTTGCCATTGCCGGTTCAAAAACAACGAAAGTAAACGGTTTGTTTGCAGGTTTGAGCAGAGGAATTGCGACCTTGTTCAGGAATATCGATGTTGCTGCCTGGGCCATGATTTTGCTTTTTTCCTTTGGCCAAAGCTCGCTGACAGGATATTTTGCTTTATTTTTTGTGTCCTTTGGTTTTTTGACAAGAGCATTCATGGAAACGATTGATGAAGTCGGTTATGGCGCGGTTGAAGCATTGCAGGCAACAGGCGCCGGTTATTTTACGGTGATTATTCACTCCGTCATTCCGGCGTGTCTTCCTCAAATGATCAGCTGGGTGCTTTTTATGATTGAGACGAATATCAGAAGTGCGACGCTCGTAGGAATTCTGACAGGGACAGGAATTGGATTTTCTTTTGACCTTTATTATAAAAGTCTTAATTACTCTTCAGCGAGTTTAGTCGTTCTTCTGATCGTTGTGTCCATTTTGCTGATTGAAGCGGCCTCAAATTACGTGAGGAGGGTGATTTTATAA
- a CDS encoding ABC transporter permease subunit: MRIEGFSIPPNAAGKRIKVKPFTKQSFIIQLTMTALAILTVYGFISFDYKDITLLGGLAAAFENFKIMFTEAHFVHFTFSEAIYQVLITISLAALTTLFGAVIALFLGLFAARNLSNEKVSAVIKGAVAFIRAVPTVLWVLIFAVAAGLGSVAAVIGMTFHSVGYLIKAYSESFEEMDEGVIEALRGSGASFWQIVFQAVMPSTITYLISWTFLRFEINFGVAVAMGAAAGAGGIGFDLFMASGFYFDLREVGMITYFILTFAILLEILAIRIKSGLHAR, translated from the coding sequence ATGAGAATAGAAGGCTTTTCCATACCCCCGAATGCGGCAGGAAAACGGATTAAAGTAAAGCCCTTTACTAAACAGTCATTCATCATCCAGCTGACGATGACTGCTCTTGCCATTTTGACGGTTTATGGGTTCATAAGCTTTGATTATAAGGATATTACTTTGTTAGGCGGACTTGCTGCTGCTTTTGAAAATTTCAAAATAATGTTCACAGAGGCTCATTTTGTTCATTTCACTTTTTCTGAAGCGATTTATCAGGTTTTAATTACAATCAGCCTGGCAGCTCTTACGACATTGTTTGGAGCTGTAATCGCCTTATTTCTTGGTCTATTTGCAGCGCGGAATTTATCGAATGAGAAGGTTTCAGCTGTTATCAAAGGAGCAGTTGCCTTTATTCGAGCTGTTCCTACGGTGCTATGGGTGTTAATTTTTGCTGTTGCTGCTGGACTTGGCAGCGTAGCCGCTGTAATCGGGATGACGTTTCACTCTGTCGGATATTTAATTAAAGCTTACTCGGAATCCTTCGAGGAGATGGATGAAGGAGTCATTGAAGCCCTGCGGGGAAGCGGGGCAAGCTTCTGGCAAATTGTGTTTCAGGCTGTCATGCCTTCAACGATTACCTATTTGATTTCATGGACGTTTCTGCGATTTGAAATAAACTTCGGGGTAGCTGTAGCGATGGGTGCGGCTGCAGGTGCGGGCGGAATCGGATTTGATTTGTTTATGGCAAGCGGATTCTATTTTGACTTGAGAGAAGTTGGAATGATCACATATTTCATTTTAACGTTTGCTATTTTGCTTGAGATTCTGGCTATTCGAATTAAATCAGGTCTTCATGCCCGCTAA
- the phnG gene encoding phosphonate C-P lyase system protein PhnG, whose amino-acid sequence MKKSRLSKILIEGNPNLLKKLSAQVEEAHTVKVNRSPSTGLVMMKTRDSVSRQPFYMGEVLITDCAVEVHGSQGVGVLMGEEPDRAYSLAVVDAAFNAKLPIAGIWLHELEEEERNIAKLKQKEMSILARSQVSFDTMEDYNDKS is encoded by the coding sequence ATGAAAAAATCTAGGTTATCAAAGATTTTAATAGAAGGAAATCCAAATCTGCTTAAGAAATTATCAGCCCAAGTTGAGGAAGCTCACACAGTTAAAGTGAACCGTTCACCAAGTACTGGTCTTGTCATGATGAAAACGCGTGATTCGGTTTCCAGGCAGCCATTTTATATGGGTGAAGTTCTCATTACAGACTGCGCCGTTGAAGTTCATGGCTCGCAAGGAGTTGGCGTGCTGATGGGCGAAGAGCCAGACCGGGCATATTCGCTTGCCGTTGTGGATGCCGCCTTTAATGCAAAGCTCCCGATTGCTGGGATTTGGCTTCATGAACTTGAAGAGGAAGAAAGGAACATAGCAAAGCTAAAGCAAAAAGAAATGTCAATACTTGCCCGTTCACAAGTAAGTTTTGACACGATGGAGGATTACAATGACAAAAGTTGA
- the phnH gene encoding phosphonate C-P lyase system protein PhnH — protein MTKVEPFDAVNNTQQIYRKLLDCMARPGKVNSIEPYLFQDDHESLFSKPLLSLAYTLVDREVSFHVISDLKEKAEQYIYWQTFSQTAELHEAHYVFIGKQLSDAEIQSVMNEVKAGTLEDPHLSATILIQVNTLTDGPGDGMKLKLTGPGIQGARKVYADGLPSAWIAERKKINSEFPLGVDMILTTSSGEIMAIPRTTVIEREEI, from the coding sequence ATGACAAAAGTTGAGCCGTTTGATGCTGTGAACAATACACAGCAAATTTACCGCAAGCTTCTGGATTGCATGGCAAGACCGGGTAAAGTGAATTCCATTGAGCCTTATTTATTCCAAGATGATCATGAGAGTTTATTTTCTAAGCCCCTGCTTAGTCTTGCTTATACGCTTGTCGATCGGGAAGTGAGTTTTCACGTGATATCTGATCTTAAAGAAAAGGCTGAACAATATATATATTGGCAGACTTTCAGCCAAACTGCCGAGCTGCATGAAGCCCATTATGTTTTTATCGGGAAACAGCTGAGTGATGCAGAGATTCAAAGTGTAATGAATGAAGTAAAGGCTGGAACTCTGGAAGATCCTCATTTAAGCGCAACGATTCTGATTCAAGTGAATACATTGACAGACGGTCCTGGAGATGGCATGAAGCTAAAGTTAACTGGCCCTGGCATTCAAGGCGCAAGAAAGGTATATGCAGATGGACTGCCTTCTGCCTGGATAGCCGAGAGAAAGAAAATAAACAGTGAATTTCCGCTCGGAGTTGACATGATTCTGACAACCTCTTCTGGTGAAATCATGGCGATTCCACGTACTACAGTGATTGAAAGGGAGGAGATCTGA